A single region of the Corallincola holothuriorum genome encodes:
- a CDS encoding YeaC family protein, protein MDIIELVNKLDFESYQRLKTAVELGKWPDGNSLSDEQKENAMQLVIAYQATKLDQTQHMNVAKDGSLVHLSKNDLKQQFKGQTVEPIARFRHDDI, encoded by the coding sequence ATGGATATTATCGAGCTGGTGAACAAACTCGATTTTGAAAGCTACCAGCGGCTGAAAACCGCAGTAGAACTTGGTAAGTGGCCCGATGGCAATTCGCTTTCTGATGAGCAAAAAGAGAACGCGATGCAGTTGGTGATCGCCTATCAGGCGACCAAATTAGACCAAACACAACATATGAACGTGGCTAAAGACGGATCCTTGGTACATCTATCCAAGAACGATTTAAAGCAGCAGTTCAAGGGACAGACAGTAGAGCCTATCGCAAGGTTTAGACACGATGATATTTAA
- a CDS encoding alanine/glycine:cation symporter family protein, producing MQGLNDFLLMLDGFLGSAAWFPFVLLGVGLFFTVYLKFPQIRYFGHAWKVVRGKYDIKSAMGDTTHFQALTTALSGTVGTGNIGGVALAIHIGGPAALFWMWATAFFGMTTKFVEVTLSHKYRVKTADGTMAGGPMYYMDRRLNMKWLAVIFAIATVISSFGTGNLPQINNIASSMESTFGLEPLLTGGVLTVLLALVILGGIHRIAKVTSRIVPLMAFIYVIGALAVIFYNYQNILPSLVSVFSDAFSGSAAAGGFLGASFAYAFNKGVGRGLFSNEAGQGSAPIAHAAAKADEPVSEGIVSILEPFIDTIIVCTLTGLVILSSGVWTEKHQNSFQTADMRYLSGQYTDTAEADRVALSSFLIGSNEAKVEPYTGSVTVKDGVAIAPEYTLINAHSVAEDVIYLVGGHPYSGEMKIEKGKLVNSELEVTGRSLLHSAALTTKAFTKGFFGDYGKYIVSIGLLLFAFSTAIAWSYYGDRAVTYLLGVKAVMPYRVFYCAGFLWAAVADTTVVWNLAAVAIVLMTLPNLFGIMILCREMKTTVADYWTDFYQQRSERKD from the coding sequence GTGCAGGGGCTAAATGATTTTCTATTGATGTTAGATGGATTCCTCGGCTCCGCCGCTTGGTTTCCATTCGTGCTACTTGGCGTGGGGCTGTTTTTCACCGTCTACTTGAAGTTTCCTCAGATCCGTTATTTTGGTCACGCGTGGAAAGTGGTTCGTGGCAAGTACGACATAAAGAGTGCGATGGGTGATACCACTCACTTTCAAGCGCTAACTACTGCGCTTTCCGGCACTGTGGGTACCGGCAATATCGGCGGTGTTGCTTTGGCGATCCATATTGGTGGTCCTGCGGCATTGTTCTGGATGTGGGCGACCGCTTTTTTCGGTATGACGACTAAGTTTGTTGAGGTGACGTTGTCACATAAATACCGGGTAAAAACCGCCGATGGCACCATGGCGGGTGGGCCTATGTATTACATGGATCGCCGTTTGAATATGAAATGGCTGGCGGTTATTTTTGCTATCGCTACCGTGATTAGCTCATTTGGTACCGGAAACCTGCCGCAAATTAACAATATTGCCAGCAGCATGGAGTCCACTTTTGGGCTTGAACCTTTGTTGACTGGTGGCGTACTGACGGTATTGCTCGCTTTGGTTATCTTGGGTGGGATCCATCGTATCGCGAAAGTGACCTCGAGAATTGTGCCTTTGATGGCGTTTATCTACGTCATCGGTGCTCTAGCAGTTATCTTTTATAACTATCAAAATATTCTTCCCTCTTTGGTTTCGGTGTTCTCTGATGCATTCTCTGGTTCCGCTGCTGCGGGTGGCTTTTTAGGGGCATCGTTTGCTTATGCATTCAATAAAGGGGTTGGGCGAGGTCTGTTTTCTAATGAAGCGGGTCAAGGCTCTGCACCAATCGCTCACGCCGCAGCTAAAGCTGATGAGCCAGTATCGGAAGGGATTGTGTCTATTCTGGAACCTTTTATCGATACCATCATTGTTTGTACTTTGACTGGCTTGGTGATCTTGTCGTCCGGCGTGTGGACGGAAAAACATCAAAATAGCTTCCAAACAGCGGATATGCGCTATTTGAGTGGCCAATACACAGACACCGCGGAAGCAGATAGGGTCGCTTTATCCAGTTTCCTTATCGGTAGTAATGAGGCCAAGGTTGAGCCCTATACCGGCAGTGTTACGGTTAAGGATGGTGTTGCCATCGCCCCTGAATATACGCTGATCAATGCGCATTCGGTGGCCGAAGATGTCATCTATTTAGTTGGCGGCCATCCCTACAGTGGCGAGATGAAGATCGAGAAAGGCAAATTGGTTAACTCAGAGCTGGAAGTGACTGGGCGTTCCCTGTTGCACTCTGCGGCGTTAACGACCAAAGCGTTTACGAAAGGTTTTTTTGGAGATTATGGGAAGTACATTGTCTCTATCGGTTTGCTGCTATTTGCGTTCTCAACTGCTATAGCATGGTCATATTATGGTGATAGGGCGGTGACCTATCTGCTCGGCGTTAAGGCTGTGATGCCGTATCGGGTTTTCTATTGTGCCGGCTTCTTATGGGCCGCGGTTGCTGATACTACCGTTGTCTGGAATTTGGCTGCGGTGGCTATCGTACTGATGACGCTACCAAACCTGTTCGGCATCATGATCCTCTGCAGAGAGATGAAAACCACCGTCGCTGACTATTGGACTGATTTTTATCAGCAGCGAAGTGAGCGAAAAGATTAA